In one Lolium rigidum isolate FL_2022 chromosome 3, APGP_CSIRO_Lrig_0.1, whole genome shotgun sequence genomic region, the following are encoded:
- the LOC124698507 gene encoding probable protein phosphatase 2C 12: protein MFNPMELHAVADGSGVPLAVLLKRELCNQRVEKPDILSGEANKSKKGEDFTLLVPKCRRTPGEGAGDSAGDDDTISVFAIFDGHNGPAAAIYTRENLSNNVLAAIPPNLTSEEWTAALPRALVAGFVKTDKDFQTKAARSGTTVTFVIIDGWVVTVASVGDSRCILESAEGSVYSLSADHRLDANEEEVERVTASGGEVGRINIAGGAGIGPLRCWPGGLCLSRSIGDTDVGEFIVPVPHVKQVKLSNAGGRLVIASDGVWDALSFQEALNYTRGLPAEAAANRIVKEAVSSKGLKDDTTCIVVDILPPEKLSPPIKKHGKGGIIALFRRRPSDELSEEQTDNGCFEPDVVEELYEEGSAMLAQRLNMNYPAGNMFKLHDCAVCQLEMKPGEGVSVHGNMPKHSRVDPWGGPFLCSSCQAKKVAMEGKLHSTSSQSTVQLVPK, encoded by the exons ATGTTCAACCCCATGGAGTTGCACGCCGTGGCAGATGGTTCAGGTGTGCCGCTGGCCGTGCTCCTGAAGCGAGAGCTGTGCAACCAGAGGGTGGAGAAGCCGGACATCCTCTCTGGGGAGGCCAACAAGAGCAAGAAAGGGGAGGACTTCACGCTCCTCGTGCCCAAGTGCCGCCGCACGCCgggcgagggtgccggtgacagtGCAGGCGACGACGACACCATCTCGGTGTTTGCG ATTTTCGATGGCCACAATGGACCTGCAGCTGCCATATACACGAGAGAGAATCTCTCAAACAATGTGTTAGCTGCCATTCCTCCAAATCTTACAAGTGAGGAGTGGACAGCTGCACTTCCAAGGGCACTAGTGGCAGGGTTTGTTAAGACAGATAAGGACTTCCAAACAAAAG CTGCACGATCAGGGACCACAGTGACCTTTGTTATAATAGATGGATGGGTTGTCACAGTAGCATCAGTTGGTGATTCACGCTGTATTCTAGAATCTGCTGAAGGTTCAGTATATTCTTTATCTGCTGATCACCGCCTGGATGCCAATGAGGAGGA GGTGGAGCGTGTAACTGCAAGCGGTGGTGAAGTTGGGAGAATAAATATTGCTGGAGGTGCTGGG ATCGGTCCACTCAGATGCTGGCCAGGTGGATTGTGTTTATCAAGGTCAATTGGTGATACCGATGTTGGAGAATTTATAGTTCCTGTCCCACATGTGAAGCAAGTAAAG TTGTCTAATGCCGGAGGGCGGCTTGTCATCGCTAGTGATGGTGTGTGGGATGCACTGAGCTTTCAAGAAGCTCTGAACTACACGAGGGGGCTGCCAGCTGAAGCTGCTGCAAATCGAATTGTTAAA GAAGCTGTGAGCTCGAAGGGACTAAAAGATGATACTACTTGCATAGTAGTCGACATATTACCTCCAGAAAAGCTAAGCCCACCGATAAAGAAGCATGGGAAAGGGGGCATCATAGCTTTATTCCGGCGGAGACCCTCTGATGAATTGTCTGAAGAACAGACAGACAATGGGTGTTTTGAACCCGATGTTGTGGAGGAACTCTACGAAGAGGGCTCTGCAATGCTTGCTCAGAG GTTGAATATGAATTATCCAGCAGGAAATATGTTCAAACTGCATGATTGTGCAGTCTGTCAATTGGAGATGAAGCCTGGTGAGGGTGTCTCTGTTCATGGCAACATGCCGAAGCATTCACGGGTTGACCCCTGGGGCGGTCCTTTTCTCTGTTCATCCTGCCAAGCGAAAAAGGTGGcaatggaagggaagctgcattcGACAA GTTCCCAATCTACAGTCCAACTTGTGCCCAAGTAG